Part of the Henckelia pumila isolate YLH828 chromosome 2, ASM3356847v2, whole genome shotgun sequence genome is shown below.
ATTCAAGGGAGGAAATAATTATGATCAGCAAGAATATTGTTCTGAGTTGTGGAGGCTGCCTTTGGGTTATTAATCAGTTTATTAATTACGATTCttgttatttatatatatataatatttggttTGTTATCTGTTAACTTTTCGTTTTCAAACACTTTGCCTTCACTATTTGGATAATTCTAGGCTTAACTAGTGCGTGTCTGCATTCAAGTATCTTGTGTTTTAGTTTATATGTATGATTTGTATTCTTTGTAGTACTTCATGGAATCTTGGAAATAATTTCATATTGTGATTTTTCCATCTTCTCTTAATTTTGGTCTTTATACGAATACCAACATCATCATTCAAGAAATGCGAGAAAAttataatcaaacaataaagaGCAAAATTGGAGCATTTACCAAGCGAAATATATAACAAGGACACCAAATTGATCTTAACAAATTAGTAAGTATATATTGCTGCAACATGAAtcatattatttgaattaagcATGGAAGAATTAATAATGTATAATTAATATAGCTAGATAGCTAGTTAGCTCCGTTGCGTATATCTCCGACCACTATAATCTTCAATCAAGGCATGAATATGCCAGTGATTTTTCCTCCTTCAACTCTTCGGCCGACGCGTCCATCTTCTTCCTCGAAAATTCGTCTATCTTCAGACCTGAAAATTCACTAATTAACATGTccttaattttgaaaatatttccGCAATCTTGTTATaatatactttttttttaaaaaaaaaaaatttgaagctGACTTCAATATATTACCTTGCACGATGGACCATTCTCCCTTGTGACAGGTAACTGGGAAAGAATAAATCAGGCCCGGTGGTATACCATACGAGCCATCGGAACAAACTCCCATCGACACCCAAGTGCCCTAcacaaaattaatataaattatattataaagccaagatatatatacacatatataaatTGTAATAAAACGAAATTAAACCTTAGACGTTCCGAGAACCCAATCCCGGATATGATCGCAGGCAGCACTGGCAGCGGAGAGCGCGCTAGAAAGCTTACGAGCTTGGATAATCGCGGTGCCGCGTTCTTGCACCGTCGCGATGAACTCTTTATCTAACCTAAACAGATAGCATGATATCAAATTTCATCCAACTCCATAATTAACGACAAATACATTTCATGTTACGTGCACTGCAACACATAAATCGTATAGCAAAATTATTTGTATGGATGTCAAATTATTTACCATTGATCATCACCAACGAGCTCTCTCACGGGCTTGTGCCCATTTGGTGTGTTAACAGTTGCATGGTTAACATCCGGATACTGAGAGGACGAGTGATTCCCCCATACGACGATGTTTTTCACGTCGGTGACGGGGACGTCGAGCCGATCTGAAATCTGGGCTTGAGCTCGGTTCTGGTCGAGTCTCATGAGGCAAGTGATGTTCTTGGCTGGGATTGAGGATACTTCTTTCATGATTAGGGCATTTGTGTTGGCCGGGTTTGCCACCACCAACACCTACGTACATCAATGGCTATAGCATAATCTATCTATTCATGGACTTAATGATattcaacaaaaattttggCACAAATAAATGTCGTATGAGCTGTTTAACAAAAATTGAAAGATGACTAACATAACATTTAATGACAATCTAACTAGCTAATTTAATGACAATTTAAGAGTTGTCATTTATCAATAAACGTAAGTGtctttaaaaataaagattAAATTATCTCTAATTGACTTTCTATTTAATGTAACAAACTCAGGTCCTAATTAAAAAGGACGTATCCAAGTTGATTTAGTAAGTGATTGTTTGTGTGGGTTCTATAATAACAAAACGAGACCttgttaattatatatatatatatatat
Proteins encoded:
- the LOC140882630 gene encoding malate dehydrogenase-like, which produces MDDYIGSIEKPLVVLACVYLSWKIVKHIWSFLEIEKEPVKVLVTGAAGQIGYALVPMIARGAMLGPDQPVVIHMLDIEPRSEALRGVKMELLDAALPLVKGVFVTSDVVEACKGVDIAVMLGGFPRKEGMERKDVISKNVSIYKDQASAIQQFAAPNCKVLVVANPANTNALIMKEVSSIPAKNITCLMRLDQNRAQAQISDRLDVPVTDVKNIVVWGNHSSSQYPDVNHATVNTPNGHKPVRELVGDDQWLDKEFIATVQERGTAIIQARKLSSALSAASAACDHIRDWVLGTSKGTWVSMGVCSDGSYGIPPGLIYSFPVTCHKGEWSIVQGLKIDEFSRKKMDASAEELKEEKSLAYSCLD